The sequence TCTGGATATTTGTAGGAATTGCAGTAGCTGAGTCTTATGTGCTGAGAGATTTGGAGTCCTGTATTTCAGAGAATAAAGGAACCAGTGGTCCCTGTGACTTGCTAACTGAtgagaacagaacagaggccttatGTTTCAGGAACTAATGGGAATTATGGTCACTGTTCCTGGGGACTTAAGCAAGTCCCAGCCTAATCCACAAGCCATTTATTATTCACtcatctcttcattcattcacttagcaaACATTTTCCTGAGCCCCTACTCTGAGCCATGCCTGGGTGGAGTGATATTGAGGACACAGAGATGACTCAGACCTAGACTGTGCCCTCAGTAAATTCCCAAAGACAGACCCAGATGTAGAAAATCACAACACAACAGGTTCAGGGCCAGGACAAGGACTGTGATGCGGTTACTGTCCTTATCTGTCTACAGGGCATCCAAGGTGAATGCAGAGTGACAGTAACTCCAGATCCCAAGTGAAAGTGAGGGGTCTGACAAAGGGTCCTTCTTAATCATACATGAATTTGTGTGCATGACGTTTAAATGTACCCAGTGTCAATCCTTAGAAACAGCATCTTTTCCCAGAGCCAGCCCACCCCAAAGAAGGAGCCAGagaggcctgggtttgaatctctaGCTCTATCACATACTTTGTGAGCTTGGGCAACTCCCTATTCAGAACCACATCTTATTCAGTATTCCATCCTTACAACTGGGATAATAATAGTTTCTAATAATAAGGTTTCTGTGTAATCAATGATATAATGTATAACAAATACTCATTCCAGGAACTGGCTCCCAGTAGTCATTCAATAAAGGGTAtctgttgtcattattattatcccATTGTTAGTAATTATCAACAAAATTTAAAGGATCTAGAAGTAAGCATTTATCGAATATCTGGGTTTAGAGGCTTAAAAGCATTGGACAAAATCACcttaaaaatcagcaaatttgggccaggtgcggtggctcagccaaggcagaaggatcacttgaggtcagaagttcaagaccagtccagccaacatggcaagaccccatctctacaaaatatacaaaaattagccgggcctgatggcgcatgcctgtagttccagctacttgggaggctgacgtgggagaatggtttgaagctgggaggcagaggttgcagtgatctgagataatgccattgcactccagcctggacaatctgtctcaaaaataaataaataagcaaatttgAATATGCATAAACATTAGTTTCTTGACATAAAAAAACCTTCCAATCTCCCAATTAACTGAATACACTAGgaataaatagatgaatacaatggaatattatatcgCTATTAAAATGAACGAGGAGGTTCTATAAGCCTAGATATGGGAAGATCTTTGgatttcatgtaaaaaaaaaaaatgtgcagaatACTGTGATCCTATCTGGGGACAGAAAACAGGAGGATGGTATATATGTGCATAGATGTATAAAATTCCTCTGGAAGGATACATGAGAAATTAGTGAATATATGCTATCTCCAGAGAGAACTGGGTGGCTGGAGGATAGGGAGAGGGGGAGGTGCACTGTTGAAAGCCCAGCACCATGCATCCTGAATGTTTTCCCTAAATGTCCCTGGCTCTTAATGTCCACTAAGTTCTCAGCTGCCCACAGCATCTCTCtaccctcttcttcctcctggtTCCCCATTGGAAGCAACTCCTGCCCCATCCGTTCCTGGGCCAGACTCAGGGAGTTGCTTTCCTACCTGCTTCCCGCCCACAGGTTCCTGTTCTCTGCCCCCATTGCCCAGCAGTCTCCAGCCATCTCCAGCTCCTCACATTCCTGCTccaccccttcctctctccccaggtCTTAGCCGGCAAACTGCAGGGAGAgggcctcctccccagcctccaccAGTCTCTCCCCCTCCAGTCCACACAGCCTCAGCGGGGTCTGACATTCAGATATAACCCTGTCCCCGCCCCTTGCTCACAACCTTCCAGGACTCCCTGTCACCCTCAGAAGGCTAAGTTCCCAGCCTGGCCTGAAACTCCCTAAGAATCTGACCCCACCCGCTCGTCCCAGCCTCATCTCCTGTGCTCCTTGGCTCATGGCTTCGGAGGCTCTAGTCAGACTTAAGGGCTTTGTTGTCCTCCCAGCACCTCCTTGGTTTCGTGCCTTGGGCCTTTGCTTcagctgtgccctctgcctggaagggCCTTAGTGGAGGTCATGCCACAACCACGCCTTCTCTGGAGGTCCTCTCTGCCGTCTCCAGCTGCCAGGATTCCTCCCGCTCTAGGCTCTCACAGCCTCTGGCCTCTCCCTGTGTCATACCCTGATCACCCGGAATTGGGACTGTCTGCGGCTGGCTCTGTCTCTTCCATCAGACTGTGAGCTCCATCTGCAAGGGCAGATTCAGGTCTGATTCACCTTTGAGTCCccagtgggtgggggtgggggggtggagaGACCAAAGCTGGTGGGGGGGAAGCTGGGAGAgcaggaagggggagagagagaagggcagACCCTGACTGGttgggggagagaggggaggagaaagcgagagagaggaagaacagagacacagagacagggagggagggagagaaacagagaaaagggaagaataaaTGGGAGACACAGAAGCCccacaggcagagaaagaggatGGAGACCGGGAGAGGGCGAAAGGAAGGACAGATGTGCAGAGACATAAGGGAGGACAGACGGAAAGAGGCAGAGAGGTAGCAAAAGCAACCAAGAATGAcaggagcagagaggaggagggaaagagggcgagagagagagagagagagagagagagagagagagagagagagagaggagggagggagagagggagcgagagagcgagagagcacGCACAGAGCGAGGAGGAGGAGGCgcaggagagaagagggagggaggccagCGAGGGACAGGACAGGGCGGAGAGGCGGAGGGGACCTAGGGAAGCCGGGGAGGAGCGAGACTGGCCGAGGGAGGAGGGCGGGCGAGGCGGGAGCgccggccgccgccgcctcccGGCCTCTTTTGTCCCTTCCCTCCTCTGCGTCAGGCTCCCCTGGCCCGGCCTCCCCCTCCCGCTCCCTCCTCCGCCCCGCTCCTCCTCCCCGGGGCTGGATGGAATTTTTTCCCCTGGACCTGGGCCAGCTCCGGGGCAGGGGGGAAGCCAGGCCGGACTGGGCTGGGCGGTGGGGAGGGGCCGGGGCGGGGGGCCCCCTGGGGAGGGGGCTGGTCCCACGGCCGCGCCGCCGGCGGGGTCTGGGGAGGGGGAGCCCCGGGCCGCAGAGCCGGGGAGGAGGCGCCGGCCGGAGGGAGtcggggagaagggaaggaggatggTGGGGACGgcgggaggaaggggagaggccGCCGGGCGGCGAAGGCGGGGAGAGGATGGAGAGCGCTCGGCGGCGTTGGGGCCCGGCCTACGGGCCCGGGGCGGCGGAGAAGACCCTTCCCTGCAACGCGGGAGCCGCGGGAGCCGTGAGTCTGCGGAAAGGGAGGTTggggggctggggcctggactcctgggacCCTGAGGGAGGAGCACCCGGAGGCCTGGATTTCTGGGTTCTTGGAGgaggagttgggggtgggggggtggggtggcTGGGAGCTCAGACTCCAGAATCCTTGAAGGAGGGGGCTGGGACCTGAATTCCGGGGTCCAGAAGCTGGAGAAAGCTGAGGACACCTAGAttcaagagggaggacagagatGGGGGCTGGGGCTGGTAGGATCCTGGCTGGAGGAGACTAGGGGCGAGCTGCCCGAGCCCTCGGGGGAGGTGGAGGAAGACTGTCTGACTTTGGAGTGCCTGCGGCAGCGGAAGAGTTAACGTCTGGccggaggggagggggaggggcagggatgggGCTGCGGGGCTTTGAGGGGTCAAGGGTGAGCCGTGCCAGTGGGAGGGGGCcgaggaggagggggaggttgtCTGGGCTGCCAGACAGGCCAGGGTCAGCGGCGGGGGCAGGGGATGTCTGGAGGAGGAGAGGCCCAGCATCCATGCTCCCTCGGGGACCCGGGATTCCAgtcccagccccctcctccctcagacctgGGAGTACACCACCCAGTCCCCCACCCATTCCCCCACCCATTCCAAAATCCGAGCCCCCAGCCCCCTTTTTTCCAGGATCCAGGAGTCTGAGCCTTAGTCTGTTCTCTCAGACCAGGGAATCCACACTCCAGCCCCTAACTCCTTCAAAACCCCAGAGTTCAGAACCTCAGCCCCTCTTCCCAAGGAGCGCGGCCCCCAACCCTCTGCTTCTCTAGAACCCAAGCGTCCAGGCGCCGGCATCTTTCTCCCTTTGAAGCCTGCAGTTCTGGGGatccccaggcccctcctccccCGGAACCCAGGAGTCCCCACCTCCTCTTTAGCCCCAGCTGGAGTCCAGCCCTCCAGGGGTTAAGGGGGCGGGGCCAACTGGTTACCATGGTGCCAGACTGTTTGGGTCTGCTCTCTGACCCTTGGGGGCTCCCCAGGGTCCgcagagagggggagggggaccTAAGCCTGGGGGAAGTCCAGAGCCTACCCCTTCCCCAAAGCCGGCCTGTGGGCCCAGGGAGTTCGCGTTTCCACCAATGCCTTGTCcagtgaccttgaacaagtcctAACCCTTCTCTCtccgcctcagtttccccaaggaAACACTGGTTGACCGGTTGGGGAGATGCTTAGGTCCCGGGAATCTTTTGAGATTCTCggcttcccctctcccctcacccccctccTCAGGCCCCAGGCAGCCCCGGGGCATGCTGGGAACCCAGGCCTGGGCTCCGGGCCAGGTTGGTGGGGGGGGCGGGGGcagcctcctcccttccccttcctccccaccttGGCCTGACTCTCGCCCCCGCCTGAGGGTCTGGGAGgttgggaaggagggaagggggaagagaggTGGGACCATAGACCCGTCTCCGGCCCCCCGCCTCCCCCTTTCCTTCTCCGCCCCTTTCCcgcctctcctccccctcctcagcAGGTCGCTACCCCAGCCCTGGGCCCCTTCTcaaaccacccccaccccacccccagctccagacCTGGCTGGAGCTgcgagggggagggagagagagaaggagagagagagagaagggagggagacccaaagagagaagggggaggggaggaaagagagagacctaagagggagggaaggagagagagagggagagagagggagagagatagagacagagagagagcaggaaggagggaggtgagggatggagagagggaaggggtggAAGGAGAGGAAGTGAGGAAAGACATCTGAAAAAAGGGGGTGGAGAAGGGTGAGAgacgagagagagacagagactgagagggccagagagaatgagagagacaaagagagggaagggagagaaggggaggatgAAAGACAGAAGGTAGACgaaaagaaggggaaagggggagagagggaagaaaacaggagcggggagaggagagaggcgatggggagagagagaagccagCGCAGAGCCAGGGAGGGATGTCCTGATGCAGGAGGAGGCTAGGAACCAGGGAAggtggaaagaaagagggagagagaaaaaaggcaggGCCAGAGAGACCTGGACTGCGAGGAAGGAACGGGAAGGTGCGGCTGGAGCAGGAGCAGCTAGAACCGGACAGTCCAGGAGGAGGGACTGGGCACGGGAGAGACCCCAGCTGGAGGGGCTCTGAGcccaggggtggggagggtggatgCTGGCTCCACCGCCCACCTCTCGCAGGCCGACTTTGGGAgcctcttcccctctctgaggCTCAGCCCCCTCACCTGCCAAATGGGGATGCTAAAGGCACCTGGCTGTCTGGACTGGGAGGTGTCAGAGGACTGGTGCTCTGGGCCTGGTATGGGGTTAGCGCTGGGAGATTGTGGCTGTCATTATAAATGACccaaagaagagaggagagaggaaagtaCCCAGGGAGGCTTTGACGGTTGGCTAGCCCCTGGCCTCCTGGCCCTGGGCACGGAGTCTCTGCAGACTGACAGGAGGGTGGGTAGGAAGCAGGTGTGCCCAAAGGGCCAAATTCCAAGACAGATGAGGTTCTCTCCCAGCCGGCACCCAGGAAGCCAGGTTTTCTATCAGGCCATGCCTTCCCCAGGAGGCCTGCCTGGCCCAAGGGAGGAGAGACTGGGGGCGGGGACTCCTGGATCTCTGGGGAGAAGGGGGCTTTGGATCTGGACTCATGAgtctgagggaggaaggggctgaGTACTTGGATTCCAGAAACATTTGGGGAGAAAAGGGCCAGGGGCCTGGATTCCTGGATCTCTGGTGAGGACCCTGGTGAGGACtctggtgtctggtaagggcttgGACTACTGGGTTCTTTAGGGAGGAGAGGGATGAGGGCCTTGACTCCAGGGTCCCTGATGAGGAAGGGGCtgagggcctggactcctgggttccTTGGGGAGGAGGGGCCGGGGGCCCGGACTCCTGGGTCCTGGCACCCACCCGTAGAACCGACCTTGCGGGGCCTTCGCCGCACACAAGCTCGTGTCTGTGGGTCCGTGTCGGGGGCTCACCATCGCGGCTGGGGCCTCCCCGGCCCTCCCCCCCACTCCCTGGTCCTCCTGgtccctgtctgtctgtctgtcggGTCTGTCCGCCTGCCGCGCCCCCcgggctgaggtaggaggttgTATAGTTGAGGAGGACACCCAAGGAGATCACTATACGGCCTCCTAGCTTTCCCCAGGCTGCGCCCTGCACGGGACGGGGCCCGGCAGGGACCCCCAGCCCCACTCGGGGACCGTTAGCCCCACTGGGCTGCCCCAGGGACCCTGGGAGGAGGAGCCAGGCTCTTTTCTGTCCTTGTCGCTGCATCCCCTCCTTCCCCTGAAATCTGTTTTCCTTCCCTGTCTGTCTCGTCTCCGCTGTGTCTCTGTGACTTCTGCGTCTCTTTCACAGTGGATCCTCCGACTCCCTTTTATTCTGGCTTTCTGGGTCTCTGCCCCTCCCGATATCTCTCCgtgtctctgtttctgtcttttttggTCTTTCTGTCTCTGGTTCTCGGAATGTCTCTGTACCCATCTCTATCTCTgacccccaccccagggcctaCCCGGGCCACCGCGTACCATATTGCCAGTCTCTGGGTCCCTGAGACCCTTTAACCTGTGAGGACATCCAGGGTCACAGGTGAGGTTCTTGGGAGCCTGGCGTCTGGCCCAACCGCACACCTGGGGAATTGCTGGCCTGACCTCTGACCCCTGACTTCTCATACGCTTCCTCCAGAGCATGACATTTGACCCCCAACTGAAACCTGACTTCTGACCCTAGACCACTGGCCCTTCCCCCACCCTGTGGTGACTTCATAAAGGTTACTAGCTTCTCCCCTGGCCTTGAGACCCACACGATGGCCCTGCTGGCCCTGGCCAGTGCCATCCTGTCTGCCCTGCTGGTCCTGGCTGTCTTCAGGGTGCCCGCCTGGGCCTGTCTCCTCTGCTTCACAACCTACTCTGAGCGCCTCCGCATCTGTCAGATGTTTGTTGGCATGCGGGGCCCCAAGCTCGAAGAGTGTGAGGAGGCCTTCACGGCCGCCTTCCGGGCTCTCTCTGACACCGAAATCAGTGAGGAGACCATCATCAGTGTCCTGGGGAAGGTGCAGAGGGAGGAACCAGAGAGGCCCAGAGGGTCAGGCtgagggacaggcagagagaaataGTCAGGAGAAAGGCTCAAAGACCATGAGAATAACAGAGATTTAGggacagagagacacagacagtGGAAGACAGCAGGGCAGAGACTCAGAGGGGAGGATGGAGAGTCAGAGGGGAGGATGGAGACTCGGGAAAATGGAGAGTCAGAGAGGGGAAGATGGACACTCGGGAGGATGGAGAGtcacagagagaggggaggatggATACTCAGAGAGGGGACTATGAAGAGATAGACAGGAGAGGATGGAGATTGGAGAGGGAACAGATACCCAGAGAGGGGAGGATGGAGACTCAGAGAAGGATGGAGACCCAGAAAGGGGAGGATAGAGATGAGGCAGAGACTAGGGAAGCAGGGTAGAGACTGGTCGGGGGCAGAGACTCAGGGAAGATGGAGACTCACAGAGAGGGGACGATAGAGACTTGGGAGGGACTCAGGAAGCATAGCGACTGTGGGGCAGAGAGTCAAGAGAGGGAAGGATACAGACTTGGGAGGGCAGAGACTCAGAGACGGAATGTTCCCATTAGGGACATGGTGGTGTGGGGAgctgcctcccccagcccctgccccctccctcacCGCCAGACTATGATGAGAGAAGCCACCTGCATGACGCCTTCACCCAGATGACCCATGCCCTGCAGGAGCTGGCTGCTGCCCAGGGTGAGTGTGTGCGGATGGGGAGATGGGAGATGTGGACTTGGAGCCCCCAAGAAATGGGTATGTGTGAGGGCCCGAGGAGTCTCAGGGACGTTTAGGAGGCAGCTAGATACCCAGGTGCAGAGGAAGGAGGCCCCCAGAGTTGGGCAGTGATCTGGGAGGGGAAAGCTGGGAAGCCATTGAGCTCAGCTACTTGTCCAAGCAAAGGCTGAAGGTAGCTCTAAGAGCCAGGGGCTAAAGGTGGTGAGGGGGAAGGGACGCTGCGGAAACTGTGTAGAGCTGGAAGGCCAGATGGGGTCCGGTAGGCATAAGTTCTGCCATGGCTGCATGGCTCACAATCTTAACTGCCTATGAAGTTCTGGGTGGGTCACTGCCCCTCTCCTGGCCTCAACTTACCCATCTGTAGAGTGGGACAATCTTCTTGCCTCCTAGGATGGCCACGGAGCTCAACGGCCGGGGAGGGCAGGGGGAAATTGGGGTGCCTGATGAGCCTGACCTTGGGGAAGGCATCTTCCTCTAGGATAgaacacacacactcgcacacacacacacacacttacactcacacacacacatttcttacAAAATGATTCCACATTTTTGAGATGTGAGGCAATTAGAGGGCAGGAAAACAGGAACAGCAGAGTGGATCGCTCAGGTGACAGCAGTGAAGAGAGACGAGGTGTGACTGTCCTGGTGAGACAGGCACACGCGACAGCCTTGAGGTGTGTGGCCGTGCGAAGAGACCTCAGGACTGGGGGCCACACGTGGCCGATGGGCAGTAATCATGCCAGGTCACCATGGCCATGATCCCCACAGCGTGCCAGACCCTGGAACTGTGGAGGCTCAGAGTTGCAGGAGTTACAGAGCCCTGTAGAATAAACCGGCTTCCTCTTAGATCCAGGAGCTCAGGGCTTATTCCCATACCCACAGTCGCTCCTTTTGCTTCCTGCTTTGCCCTCCAAGCGCCTTGTCAAAGATCCCATAAGAGGGAAGATTCCCATCCACCCAGGGGGCATCCAGGGCCAGCCTGGAGAAGGTCTCAGCAGTGgctcccccacctccaccctaaAGGGAGATCTGAGGCCCTCAAGCTCTCCATCTGGGGTGTGCAGGATTCCAGGAAATGCGCTTTCTCCCTACTTAGCCTGCCTAGTCAcagaagcttttaaaaagatCAGGAACCTTTGGATCTGGGAGTGGAAGCCGCCTGTGGGGCCGCATGTGGGACAAActtggaggggagagagaagaggctgGGTGAGGGTCCAGGCCAGAGCGGAGGCCTGAGTGGGGGCTGGGGCTGTGAAGGTGGAGAAGAAGGCCCAGGGCCAGAGTTAGGTCTGCTGGGCTGTTTGGGGAAGCCTAAAGAACAGCGTCTGAGACAGGCCCTGCTCCGTGCCTGTTGGGTGGTGGGTCATCACTGAAGTAAGGAGCCTGAGAGAAAGAGCCAGGGGCAGAGGATGAGCTGGGTTAGAATGTAGTGA comes from Macaca fascicularis isolate 582-1 chromosome 19, T2T-MFA8v1.1 and encodes:
- the LOC141409129 gene encoding sperm acrosome membrane-associated protein 6-like, with translation MALLALASAILSALLVLAVFRVPAWACLLCFTTYSERLRICQMFVGMRGPKLEECEEAFTAAFRALSDTEISEETIISVLGKVQREEPERPRGSG